CAATCCGCTTTGTTCGACGAGCGCATGCCTCAAAACCTGGTCCATATGCCCCACGGGCACAAATTCAATATCTTCCTTCACGCTGTCTGGGATATCGCGCAGATCGCGTTCATTATCCTTAGGCAGCAATATTTTCTTGTAACCGGCCCGATGAGCTGCTAATGACTTCTCCTTCAATCCACCGATTGGCAGAACCCGGCCCCTCAATGTAATCTCGCCAGTCATCGCAATATCCTTGGAGACATGGCGACCGGTCAGTGCTGAGATCAGAGCCGTTGCAATCGTAATTCCTGCCGAAGGTCCATCCTTAGGAATCGCCCCCTCCGGAATATGGATGTGAACATCATTCTTCTCATGGAAGTCAGTTGGAATCCCCAATTCCTCCGCTTTGGAACGGGTATAACTAAAGGCCGCTTGCGCCGACTCCTTCATCACATCGCCCAGCTTCCCGGTCAGAATCAGCTTGCCGCTACCAGGTACAACTGTAACTTCGATCAGTAGTGTCTCCCCGCCAACCTCGGTCCAGGCTAATCCGGTCACCATACCAATCTGATCCTCCAGCTCGGCTACACCATAGCGGAATTTGGGAATCCCCAAATAATCCTTGATCTGATTCTCCGTAATCTCCAGACACTCGATCCCCTCGGAGACGATTTTCTTGGCAGCCTTACGGCACAGAGCCGCTACCTGCTGCTCCAGATTTCTTACTCCAGACTCCCGTGTATATTCACGGATCGTCTTCAGTAATGCGGACTCATCAATCTTCAGCTGCTCTGGTTCTAGCCCGTGCTCGCGCTTCTGCTTCGGCAGAAGATAGCGTGTAGCAATCTGCAGCTTCTCCAGCTCCGTATAACCAGGAATGAACAACATCTCCATACGGTCGAGCAGCGGCCGTGGGATGTTATGAGCTGCATTGGCTGTCGTAATGAACATCACGTTGGATAGATCGAATGGTACTTCGATAAAATGATCGCTGAACGTATTATTCTGTTCTGGATCGAGTACTTCCAACAGGGCTGCTGACGGATCACCACGGAAATCCGAGGCCATCTTGTCGATCTCGTCAAGCAAGAACACCGGATTTAGCGTACCCGCCGTCTTCATTCCTTGAATGATTCTGCCTGGCATAGCACCTACATAGGTTCTTCTATGTCCGCGAATCTCCGCCTCATCACGCACGCCGCCGAGAGAGACACGTACGAATTGGCGTCCGAGTGACCGGGCAATCGAACGAGCCAGCGAGGTCTTCCCGACCCCTGGCGGACCAACAAGACATAGGATAGGGCCTTTCAGCTTCTTGACGAGCTTCTGCACCGCCAAATATTCAAGCACCCTCTCCTTCGGCTTATCCAGGCCGTAATGGTCTTCATCAAGCACCTGCTCTGCCTTGGCAAGATCCAGATCATCTTCACTCTGCTGATCCCAAGGCAGGCTCAGCAACCAATCGACGTAATTGCGGATTACTCCGCCCTCCGCAGAACTGATTGGCATTTTCTCGAGCCGATCTATCTCCTTGAGTGTCTTCTCACGAACCGCATCCGGCAAAGTCTTCGCTTCAAGTTGAGAGCGAAGCTCCTCGACTTCTCCGGCACGGCCTTCCTTCTCGCCGAGTTCCTTCTGGATCGCCTTCATCTGCTCGCGCAGATAATATTCCTTCTGCGTCTTCTCCATCTGCTTCTTAACGCGCTGGCTGATCTTCCGTTCAAGCTCAAGCACCTCGCGCTCATTATTCAGAATATCGAGCAGCTTCTCTAGACGTTCCCTTACATCGATCGTCTCGAGGATTTCCTGCTTATCCTTGATTTTGAGAGACAGGTGACTCGTAATAACATCAGCTAGCCGCCCAGCCTCCTCAATATC
The window above is part of the Paenibacillus lutimineralis genome. Proteins encoded here:
- the lon gene encoding endopeptidase La, yielding MGPHKNKGRRFPLLPLRGLLVYPSMVLHLDVGREKSVKALEKAMVDDNLILLCSQSEVNIEEPTQEDIFRIGTVAKVRQMLKLPNGTIRVLVEGMERAEIMEYLDNEEYYEVIAVERPEIEPAEPEVDALMRTVLTQFEHYINLSKKVTPETLAAVSDIEEAGRLADVITSHLSLKIKDKQEILETIDVRERLEKLLDILNNEREVLELERKISQRVKKQMEKTQKEYYLREQMKAIQKELGEKEGRAGEVEELRSQLEAKTLPDAVREKTLKEIDRLEKMPISSAEGGVIRNYVDWLLSLPWDQQSEDDLDLAKAEQVLDEDHYGLDKPKERVLEYLAVQKLVKKLKGPILCLVGPPGVGKTSLARSIARSLGRQFVRVSLGGVRDEAEIRGHRRTYVGAMPGRIIQGMKTAGTLNPVFLLDEIDKMASDFRGDPSAALLEVLDPEQNNTFSDHFIEVPFDLSNVMFITTANAAHNIPRPLLDRMEMLFIPGYTELEKLQIATRYLLPKQKREHGLEPEQLKIDESALLKTIREYTRESGVRNLEQQVAALCRKAAKKIVSEGIECLEITENQIKDYLGIPKFRYGVAELEDQIGMVTGLAWTEVGGETLLIEVTVVPGSGKLILTGKLGDVMKESAQAAFSYTRSKAEELGIPTDFHEKNDVHIHIPEGAIPKDGPSAGITIATALISALTGRHVSKDIAMTGEITLRGRVLPIGGLKEKSLAAHRAGYKKILLPKDNERDLRDIPDSVKEDIEFVPVGHMDQVLRHALVEQSGLQ